A part of Geothrix oryzae genomic DNA contains:
- a CDS encoding porin has translation MTSKTLLFTLVGACALPLGLSAQASDVQIYGTFLPFLDHVKTSGATAPGLSPANGGATQVAASAYTGDLGNLPGRNRMTSGTSNLGFKGSYKVNEDLKIIWQIESAVSPDGDAPNSLTSRNSALGLEGSWGRVFYGNWDTPYKYPLLFVGALRGLNPFDNALTANPGFNVPGTTTQNGRANTAADAAFNRRQGNSIQYWSPVVNGFSARVAYSVNEGKTTATATAPSASPDLWSALLSYKAGAFNISYGFEQHNDYFGLAQLGGSAGATATNTGSKDVGHELVASYAFSTGTRVSAIVERLSYDTDDAVVGKVNHYERDAWYLLLQQRWGAHQVFGAYGKANAGSATLVGGGPATTNGLGGAQWSAGYTYSLTKSADLYTSVYGMTNERSATYALFPPVGKVAPGASTTGFGLGILYTF, from the coding sequence GTGACATCGAAAACCCTTCTTTTCACCCTGGTTGGAGCGTGCGCGCTGCCGCTGGGTCTCTCGGCGCAGGCGAGCGATGTGCAGATCTACGGCACCTTCCTGCCGTTTCTGGACCATGTGAAGACCAGCGGAGCAACCGCGCCGGGTCTGTCTCCCGCCAACGGCGGCGCCACCCAGGTGGCGGCTTCGGCCTACACCGGCGACCTGGGCAACCTGCCGGGTCGGAACCGCATGACCTCGGGCACCTCGAACCTGGGCTTCAAGGGCAGCTACAAGGTGAACGAGGATCTGAAGATCATCTGGCAGATCGAGAGCGCCGTCAGCCCCGACGGGGATGCGCCCAACAGCCTTACCAGCCGCAACAGCGCTCTGGGCCTGGAAGGCAGCTGGGGCCGGGTGTTCTACGGGAACTGGGACACGCCCTACAAATATCCCCTGCTGTTCGTGGGCGCGCTGCGGGGCCTGAACCCCTTCGACAACGCGCTGACGGCCAACCCTGGTTTCAATGTCCCCGGGACCACCACCCAGAACGGTCGGGCGAACACCGCGGCAGATGCCGCCTTCAACCGCCGCCAGGGGAACAGCATCCAGTACTGGAGCCCCGTGGTGAACGGGTTCTCGGCGCGGGTGGCCTACTCGGTGAACGAGGGCAAGACCACGGCCACGGCGACGGCACCTTCGGCCAGCCCGGATCTCTGGTCGGCGCTGCTGAGCTACAAGGCCGGGGCCTTCAACATCAGCTATGGATTCGAGCAGCACAACGACTACTTCGGCCTGGCCCAGCTGGGTGGATCGGCCGGCGCGACGGCCACGAACACCGGTTCCAAGGATGTGGGCCACGAGCTGGTGGCGAGCTACGCCTTCAGCACGGGCACGCGGGTGTCGGCCATCGTGGAGCGGTTGAGCTACGACACGGACGACGCGGTGGTGGGGAAGGTGAACCACTACGAGCGCGACGCCTGGTACCTGCTGCTGCAGCAGCGCTGGGGCGCCCATCAGGTGTTCGGGGCCTACGGCAAGGCCAACGCGGGCAGCGCCACGCTGGTGGGCGGCGGTCCCGCGACGACGAACGGGCTGGGCGGTGCCCAGTGGAGCGCGGGGTACACCTACAGCCTGACGAAGTCGGCGGATCTCTACACTTCGGTCTACGGGATGACCAACGAGCGGTCCGCCACCTACGCGCTGTTCCCGCCCGTGGGCAAGGTCGCCCCCGGTGCCTCCACCACGGGCTTCGGCCTGGGCATCCTCTACACCTTCTGA
- a CDS encoding twin-arginine translocase TatA/TatE family subunit: protein MGNLGMTEILLIGVALLVFFGPSRLPELGKSLGRSIQEFKKAGREITDSAKESVAPEAKAK, encoded by the coding sequence ATGGGCAATCTAGGCATGACTGAAATTCTTCTGATCGGCGTCGCGCTGCTGGTCTTCTTCGGCCCATCGCGGCTGCCCGAACTGGGCAAGTCGCTGGGCAGGAGCATTCAGGAATTCAAGAAGGCCGGCCGCGAGATCACGGATTCGGCCAAGGAATCCGTCGCCCCCGAGGCGAAGGCCAAGTAG
- a CDS encoding FAD-dependent oxidoreductase, which yields MSQEHFQEDKETDQYTKQVIENGLSRRSFLSRAAGGAAAAGLFGLSGLPAVAAGTAKTRDLEVATSSDGGATLSFLPKPKPIRDREIAETLTFDVVVVGAGASGVPAALSAAENGAKVAVIQKAPFALSQGNTGSGVDLATSEKAGVEALVARLIADSNHRCNPKLIRQWAYHSGEAVRWVIDRARQGGSPVVDQGSPVQRAILKVNGYGMGYVTSFFGPKPYTTGDGMRHLAKTAEKAGVRFFYLMPAVQLVQNKAGEVMGVIAKGSNGKYTKFLAKKGVILATGDYQNNKAMSDYFVPDVKHLGRKQLDKTGDGFALAYWAGGVIEPIGHTKMLHDFDAGPASMCDMPFLAVDRKGRRFVNETVEMSLLNNYLRDAENAGHYSQIFDSNYMAQAATWPGKLVPPEGLKNYMPDDPSPKKGVFESQVNTHVADTIEELARKIEADPATLAATVKRYNEVVASGKDSDFGKPADRLIPVVKAPFYGIHRRVRVSAICSGMLVDENHQALNAEGKPIKGLFLIGNLGGGFYGGVDYPLTVFGLSLGRCYTFGYLTGRHVAKL from the coding sequence ATGAGCCAGGAACATTTCCAGGAAGACAAGGAAACAGATCAGTACACGAAGCAGGTGATCGAAAACGGACTCTCGCGCCGGAGCTTCCTGTCGCGGGCGGCCGGAGGAGCCGCCGCCGCGGGCCTATTCGGACTTTCCGGCCTGCCGGCCGTGGCCGCGGGCACCGCGAAAACCAGGGACCTGGAGGTCGCGACGAGCTCGGATGGCGGGGCGACACTCTCCTTCCTGCCCAAACCCAAGCCCATCCGCGACCGCGAGATCGCGGAGACCCTGACCTTCGATGTCGTCGTGGTCGGCGCGGGCGCCTCGGGCGTTCCGGCGGCCCTCTCGGCCGCCGAGAACGGCGCCAAGGTCGCGGTGATCCAGAAGGCGCCCTTCGCCCTCTCCCAGGGCAACACGGGATCCGGCGTCGACCTGGCCACGAGCGAGAAGGCCGGCGTCGAGGCGCTGGTCGCCAGGCTCATCGCCGACAGCAACCACCGCTGCAATCCCAAGCTCATCCGGCAGTGGGCCTACCACTCGGGCGAGGCCGTCCGGTGGGTCATCGACCGCGCCAGGCAAGGCGGATCCCCCGTCGTGGACCAGGGCAGTCCCGTCCAGCGGGCCATCCTCAAGGTCAACGGCTACGGCATGGGCTATGTCACCTCTTTCTTTGGGCCGAAGCCTTACACCACGGGCGACGGCATGCGCCACTTGGCCAAGACCGCCGAGAAAGCCGGCGTCCGGTTCTTCTACCTCATGCCTGCCGTCCAGCTGGTGCAGAACAAGGCTGGCGAAGTCATGGGCGTGATCGCCAAAGGCTCCAACGGCAAATACACGAAGTTCCTGGCCAAGAAGGGCGTGATCCTGGCCACGGGCGACTACCAGAACAACAAGGCCATGTCCGACTACTTCGTGCCCGATGTGAAGCACCTGGGTCGGAAGCAGCTCGACAAGACCGGCGACGGCTTCGCCCTGGCCTACTGGGCCGGCGGGGTCATCGAGCCCATCGGCCACACCAAGATGCTGCACGACTTCGACGCGGGGCCGGCCTCCATGTGCGACATGCCGTTCCTGGCGGTGGACCGCAAGGGCCGACGGTTCGTGAACGAGACCGTCGAGATGTCCCTGCTGAACAACTACCTCCGCGATGCGGAGAACGCCGGACACTACTCCCAGATCTTCGACTCGAACTACATGGCCCAGGCTGCGACCTGGCCGGGCAAGCTGGTCCCGCCCGAGGGCCTGAAGAACTACATGCCCGATGATCCGAGTCCCAAGAAGGGCGTGTTCGAGTCGCAGGTCAATACGCATGTGGCCGACACGATCGAAGAACTCGCCCGGAAGATCGAGGCGGATCCGGCGACCCTGGCGGCCACCGTCAAGCGCTACAACGAGGTGGTCGCCTCGGGCAAGGACAGCGATTTCGGCAAGCCCGCCGACCGCCTGATCCCGGTCGTCAAGGCACCCTTCTACGGCATCCACCGCCGGGTGCGCGTCTCGGCGATCTGCTCCGGCATGCTGGTGGACGAGAACCACCAGGCCCTCAACGCCGAGGGCAAGCCCATCAAGGGGCTGTTCCTGATCGGCAACCTCGGAGGCGGGTTCTATGGCGGGGTGGACTATCCCCTCACCGTCTTCGGCCTCTCGTTGGGACGCTGCTACACCTTCGGGTACCTCACCGGAAGGCATGTCGCAAAGCTGTAA
- a CDS encoding cytochrome c3 family protein has protein sequence MKRTIAPKPAAALLVLLLTALSGGGLAAAGTAGKGQAARTSKHAGQGITCVQCHGKAAKKSAVAMQQCLGCHGETKELAARTAQVKPTNPHENRHFGTEADCNRCHHEHMTSENLCLPCHKFNFKVP, from the coding sequence ATGAAACGCACGATTGCTCCAAAACCCGCCGCCGCACTCCTCGTCCTGCTCTTGACCGCCCTGTCCGGAGGCGGCCTCGCCGCCGCCGGGACCGCCGGGAAGGGCCAGGCTGCGCGCACCTCCAAGCATGCCGGCCAGGGGATCACCTGCGTCCAGTGCCACGGCAAGGCCGCCAAGAAATCGGCGGTCGCGATGCAGCAGTGCCTCGGTTGCCATGGTGAGACGAAGGAGCTCGCGGCTCGGACTGCCCAGGTCAAGCCGACGAATCCCCACGAGAACCGGCACTTCGGCACGGAGGCCGACTGCAACCGCTGTCACCACGAGCACATGACCTCGGAAAACCTCTGCCTCCCCTGCCACAAGTTCAATTTCAAAGTGCCTTGA
- the tatC gene encoding twin-arginine translocase subunit TatC, giving the protein MPVPAAPPDKMSFWEHLQELRVRIVRSLLIVAVCFAATYAFRFKLWIWAQKPFLDAMARQTGKAAAELQPFAFTDLTEPFFSMMRLSLWAAAFLAAPLLFYQLWAFIRPGLLPKERRLVIPFVVATSGCFLAGSVFAYTQAFKFLGDILFQEAAAAGLRANLHVSDYLDLFISTTLITGVMFELPVLFFFLAKFRIVTARLMLKYWRHATMAILIFSAFFTPGDVVVTTIFFSVVLLGLYFISVAVAWVAEPRQPK; this is encoded by the coding sequence ATGCCCGTTCCGGCCGCGCCGCCCGACAAGATGAGCTTCTGGGAGCACCTGCAGGAACTGCGGGTGCGCATCGTGCGCTCGCTCCTCATCGTGGCCGTGTGCTTCGCGGCGACCTACGCCTTCCGCTTCAAGCTCTGGATCTGGGCCCAGAAGCCCTTCCTCGACGCCATGGCCCGCCAGACCGGCAAGGCCGCCGCCGAGCTCCAGCCCTTCGCCTTCACCGATCTCACCGAGCCCTTCTTCAGCATGATGCGGCTCTCCCTTTGGGCCGCCGCCTTCCTTGCCGCGCCGCTCCTCTTCTACCAGCTCTGGGCCTTCATCCGGCCCGGCCTGCTGCCCAAGGAGCGCCGCCTCGTCATCCCCTTCGTGGTGGCGACCTCGGGCTGCTTCCTGGCCGGGTCGGTCTTCGCCTACACCCAGGCCTTCAAGTTCCTGGGCGACATCCTCTTCCAGGAAGCCGCCGCCGCCGGGCTGCGCGCCAACCTCCATGTCTCGGACTACCTCGACCTCTTCATCTCCACCACGCTCATCACCGGCGTGATGTTCGAGCTGCCCGTCCTGTTCTTCTTCCTCGCGAAGTTCCGCATCGTGACCGCCCGCCTGATGCTGAAGTACTGGCGCCACGCCACCATGGCCATCCTGATCTTCAGCGCCTTCTTCACCCCCGGCGATGTCGTCGTCACCACCATCTTCTTCAGCGTGGTCCTGCTCGGCCTCTACTTCATCTCCGTCGCCGTCGCCTGGGTCGCCGAACCCCGTCAGCCGAAATAG
- a CDS encoding M28 family peptidase yields MRSLFCAVLACLALAAQGPGVDEAALRAHLAFLADDVLEGRGTGQRGGDLAVRYLETQLQVLGLQPAHGASYRQAVRLSGLRLDVAASHLTFTGAKGALTPALGTDLVMGAAAAEQSLAVEAPLVFVGHGITAADGSRDDYKGLDVRGRILVMLVGDRHAGPPMPLCCEPENLYGRWTYKFEEARRRGAAGALLVHTAVSAGYGWPVVRNGWTQERFQREGSGQSGAMQGWITEATAVRLFALAGRDFRALAAGADAPAFRPVPLEVQAKGRLHSAVRSLVQWNVAGLLPGADPDLRQELVIYSAHWDHFGKGTDGAIYAGAVDNGTGCAAVLALAKALVHQPLKRSVMFFFPCGEEQGLLGSSAYVAAPLWPLAKTVLAINLESLNVVGPTRDIGLLGSKEPRLRSLCAQAAAATGLVITPAKADPAGLCFRSDHFPFMQAGVPALSPGFSLDGGWDYLGDQAAAQARAADFMNHYHRPTDRYDPAWNLEGLMQQVRFALELGRLAGSRPSAR; encoded by the coding sequence GTGCGATCCCTGTTCTGTGCCGTTCTCGCCTGCCTTGCCCTGGCGGCCCAGGGACCGGGGGTGGACGAGGCGGCCCTCCGGGCCCACCTCGCGTTCCTGGCGGATGATGTGCTGGAAGGCCGGGGCACAGGACAGCGGGGCGGGGACCTGGCGGTGCGCTACCTGGAGACCCAGCTGCAGGTGCTGGGCCTTCAGCCCGCCCATGGCGCCAGCTACCGGCAGGCGGTGCGCCTCTCGGGGCTTCGGCTGGATGTTGCCGCCAGCCACCTTACCTTCACGGGGGCCAAGGGCGCCCTGACCCCGGCCCTGGGCACGGACCTCGTGATGGGCGCGGCCGCGGCGGAACAGTCCCTGGCCGTGGAGGCGCCGCTGGTGTTCGTGGGCCACGGCATCACGGCCGCCGATGGCAGCCGCGACGACTACAAGGGCCTGGATGTGCGGGGCCGCATCCTCGTCATGCTCGTGGGCGACCGGCACGCGGGGCCGCCCATGCCCCTCTGCTGCGAGCCGGAGAATCTCTACGGGCGGTGGACCTACAAGTTCGAGGAAGCCCGCCGCCGCGGGGCGGCAGGGGCCCTCTTGGTGCACACGGCCGTCTCCGCGGGCTACGGCTGGCCCGTGGTGCGGAACGGCTGGACCCAGGAGCGCTTCCAGCGGGAGGGCTCGGGCCAGTCCGGCGCGATGCAGGGGTGGATCACGGAGGCCACCGCGGTCCGGCTCTTCGCGTTGGCGGGCCGGGATTTCCGGGCGCTGGCGGCCGGAGCCGACGCCCCCGCCTTCCGCCCGGTGCCGCTGGAGGTGCAGGCCAAGGGGCGCCTCCACTCGGCGGTCCGTTCGCTGGTGCAGTGGAATGTGGCGGGCCTTCTCCCCGGTGCCGACCCCGACCTGCGGCAGGAACTGGTGATCTATTCGGCCCACTGGGACCACTTCGGCAAGGGCACGGACGGCGCCATCTATGCCGGGGCCGTGGACAACGGCACGGGCTGTGCCGCGGTGCTCGCCCTGGCGAAGGCCCTGGTCCACCAGCCCCTGAAGCGCAGCGTGATGTTCTTCTTCCCCTGCGGGGAGGAGCAGGGCCTGCTGGGGTCTTCCGCCTATGTGGCTGCGCCCCTCTGGCCGCTGGCGAAGACGGTGCTGGCCATCAACCTGGAGAGCCTCAATGTGGTGGGGCCCACGCGGGACATCGGCCTGCTGGGATCGAAGGAGCCCCGCCTCCGCAGCCTCTGCGCCCAGGCCGCCGCGGCGACGGGGCTGGTCATCACGCCCGCCAAGGCCGATCCGGCGGGGCTCTGCTTCCGCTCCGACCACTTCCCCTTCATGCAGGCGGGCGTGCCGGCCCTGTCGCCGGGCTTCTCGCTGGATGGCGGCTGGGACTACCTGGGCGACCAGGCGGCGGCCCAGGCCCGGGCGGCGGATTTCATGAACCACTACCACCGGCCCACGGATCGCTACGATCCCGCCTGGAACCTGGAGGGTCTGATGCAGCAGGTGCGCTTCGCGCTGGAGCTGGGGCGGCTGGCGGGCAGCAGACCTAGCGCCCGGTGA
- the rsmH gene encoding 16S rRNA (cytosine(1402)-N(4))-methyltransferase RsmH, which translates to MSPDDLPRPRRPRYKGTHPRRFEEKYKELAPDRHAGELEKVMARGHTPAGTHRSIMVAEILAVLEPMPGEVALDATLGYGGHAREILPQLLPGGHLFGVDVDPLELPRTEARLRELGFGEEAFTARRMNFAGLPRLKAEAGGFDLVLADLGVSSMQIDNPARGFTWKAEGPLDLRLNPQRGKSAADLLATLDEQTLADLLVENADEPHAATIARAIHGQSIRTTRDLAERVREALRPKRLEEADAKKALQRTFQALRIAVNDEFTVLDQFLSLLPGCMNPGGRVAILTFHSGEDRRVKKAFLQGLREGIYAEIAPEPLRASPEERRANPRSTSAKLRWARLPGK; encoded by the coding sequence ATGAGCCCTGACGACCTCCCACGCCCGCGCCGGCCCCGCTACAAGGGCACCCATCCGCGGCGCTTCGAGGAGAAATACAAGGAACTGGCGCCGGATCGCCACGCGGGCGAGCTGGAGAAGGTGATGGCCCGGGGGCACACGCCGGCCGGGACGCATCGCTCGATCATGGTCGCGGAGATCCTGGCGGTGCTGGAGCCGATGCCCGGCGAGGTGGCCCTGGACGCCACCCTGGGCTACGGGGGGCACGCCCGGGAGATCCTGCCGCAGCTCCTGCCGGGGGGCCACCTCTTCGGCGTGGATGTGGACCCGCTGGAACTGCCGCGCACGGAGGCCCGGCTGCGGGAGTTGGGCTTCGGGGAGGAGGCGTTCACGGCGCGCCGCATGAACTTCGCCGGGCTGCCGCGCCTGAAGGCCGAAGCCGGCGGTTTCGATCTGGTGCTGGCGGACCTCGGCGTGTCCTCCATGCAGATCGACAACCCCGCCCGGGGGTTCACCTGGAAGGCGGAAGGGCCGCTGGACCTGCGGCTCAACCCCCAGCGCGGCAAATCCGCCGCCGATCTGCTGGCCACCTTGGACGAGCAGACCCTGGCCGACCTGCTGGTGGAGAACGCGGACGAGCCCCACGCCGCAACCATCGCCCGGGCCATCCACGGCCAGAGCATCCGCACCACCCGCGACCTGGCGGAGCGGGTGCGCGAAGCCCTGCGCCCGAAGCGCCTGGAGGAAGCGGACGCCAAGAAGGCCCTCCAGCGGACCTTCCAGGCCCTTCGCATCGCCGTGAACGACGAGTTCACGGTGCTGGACCAGTTCCTGTCCCTGCTGCCCGGCTGCATGAACCCCGGGGGCCGGGTGGCCATCCTCACCTTCCACTCCGGCGAGGACCGGCGCGTGAAGAAGGCCTTCCTGCAGGGGCTCCGGGAGGGGATCTATGCCGAGATCGCCCCGGAGCCCCTCCGGGCCTCGCCGGAGGAGCGGCGCGCCAATCCCCGGTCCACCAGCGCCAAGCTGCGATGGGCGAGGCTTCCAGGAAAGTAG
- a CDS encoding Ig-like domain-containing protein encodes MTLKWTSILLLVAGLLLQSCGGGGGGGSTSGGTGATPGDTTKPVVVSTNPSNFGTGIPVNAVITATFSEAVDSSTPASAFTLAQGSAPVAGTVAFTGGTATFTPAARLGNSLTYTATLSTSLRDLAGNTLASPFTWSFITSDCNAITLAKQFNLGAVVGGVGFKALATDGTSIYLWTQADFTATVGTIFKIDPISGQILSTTNVPLVPMSPNSTPNGIQFVADITWHNGALWATGTYIGPGGTFPQAVFRINLATGLAENPIPVSAGLTGEVTILQGLASDGTNLYVAMDREQQTTVPPHLIVKFNPATSPKIPLSPALVTTTGQATRLDYGGGALWVFNNPNFQKNDPGTGAILASYCKTDGGANILYLNGSIWSIKDTVLMAYTLP; translated from the coding sequence ATGACCCTCAAGTGGACTTCCATCCTTCTCCTGGTCGCAGGGCTCCTGCTGCAGTCCTGCGGGGGCGGTGGAGGTGGCGGGTCCACTTCCGGAGGGACGGGCGCCACGCCCGGTGACACCACCAAGCCCGTGGTCGTCTCCACCAACCCCTCCAACTTCGGGACGGGGATTCCGGTCAACGCGGTCATCACCGCCACCTTCAGCGAAGCGGTGGATTCCTCCACGCCAGCCTCAGCCTTCACCCTCGCCCAGGGGTCGGCGCCTGTCGCCGGGACGGTCGCCTTCACCGGCGGCACGGCCACCTTCACGCCCGCCGCCAGGCTCGGTAACAGCCTGACCTACACGGCCACCCTGTCGACCAGCCTCCGGGATCTCGCCGGAAACACCCTGGCCAGCCCCTTCACCTGGAGCTTCATCACCAGCGACTGCAACGCCATCACCCTGGCCAAGCAGTTCAACCTGGGGGCCGTGGTCGGCGGGGTCGGATTCAAGGCCCTGGCCACGGATGGGACCTCCATCTACCTGTGGACCCAGGCGGATTTCACCGCCACCGTCGGCACCATCTTCAAGATCGATCCCATCAGCGGCCAGATCCTCAGCACCACGAATGTCCCGCTGGTGCCCATGTCGCCCAACAGCACCCCCAACGGCATCCAGTTCGTGGCCGACATCACCTGGCACAACGGCGCGCTCTGGGCCACCGGCACCTACATCGGCCCGGGGGGGACCTTCCCCCAGGCGGTCTTCCGCATCAACCTGGCCACGGGCCTGGCCGAAAATCCGATTCCGGTCTCTGCCGGACTCACCGGAGAGGTGACCATCCTGCAGGGCCTGGCCAGTGATGGCACGAACCTCTATGTCGCCATGGATCGGGAACAGCAGACGACCGTACCGCCTCATCTCATCGTCAAGTTCAATCCGGCCACCAGCCCGAAGATCCCCCTGTCCCCGGCCCTGGTCACCACGACCGGCCAGGCCACGCGCCTGGATTACGGCGGCGGGGCCCTGTGGGTCTTCAACAATCCGAACTTCCAGAAGAACGATCCGGGGACCGGGGCGATCCTGGCCTCCTACTGCAAGACCGACGGCGGGGCCAACATCCTCTATCTGAACGGGTCCATCTGGTCCATCAAGGACACCGTTCTGATGGCCTACACGCTGCCCTGA
- the tsaA gene encoding tRNA (N6-threonylcarbamoyladenosine(37)-N6)-methyltransferase TrmO yields the protein MDVPAFTYRPLGFVRSPYAKRIDAPHQPTVVAGTETGAPAEATLELDPAFPETVLRDLEGFERIWLIFAFHLSEGWAPLVQPPRGPKAKRGVLATRSPHRPNPIGLSCVELVGIEGRTLRLRGVDLLDGTPVLDLKPYVPYADAFPGARAGWIDAVDEATGQHSAPGPKRPRRA from the coding sequence ATGGATGTTCCTGCCTTCACCTACCGTCCCCTCGGGTTCGTGCGCTCGCCCTACGCGAAGCGCATCGATGCTCCGCACCAGCCCACGGTCGTGGCGGGTACGGAAACGGGCGCTCCCGCGGAGGCCACGCTGGAGCTGGACCCCGCGTTTCCGGAAACCGTGCTGCGCGATCTGGAGGGCTTCGAGCGCATCTGGCTCATCTTCGCCTTTCATCTGAGCGAGGGCTGGGCACCGCTGGTGCAGCCGCCCCGGGGCCCGAAGGCAAAGCGCGGCGTGCTGGCCACGCGGTCGCCCCACCGGCCCAACCCCATCGGCCTCTCCTGCGTGGAGCTGGTGGGCATCGAAGGACGCACCCTCCGCCTGCGGGGCGTGGACCTGCTGGACGGCACACCGGTGCTGGACCTGAAGCCCTATGTGCCCTACGCCGATGCCTTCCCCGGGGCCCGCGCCGGCTGGATCGATGCGGTGGATGAGGCCACGGGCCAGCACTCGGCGCCGGGCCCGAAGCGGCCGCGGCGCGCTTGA
- a CDS encoding class I SAM-dependent methyltransferase: MESGSRDAYGRLSYRGLIAWPERLKREEPLFRRVLEAAPSRRVLDLGCGTGEHARFLASLGFEPTGVDASPSQVEAARLADPGGRYVQGSLTALPGLVEPGFGAALCVGNTLPHLTEADDLRRCFTGLASRLLPGGRFLLQTLNYDRILDRGERTFPVMVRPGEEGAETVFLRLMTPQPDGRITFTPATLRWRPGTGAPLELVSAEEIQLRGWRRAEVEALLQESGFEVREVLGTMTGESWSPASPDLVVLAQI, encoded by the coding sequence ATGGAATCCGGTTCACGCGATGCCTATGGGCGCCTCTCGTACCGCGGCCTCATCGCCTGGCCCGAGCGCCTGAAGCGCGAGGAGCCTCTCTTCCGGCGGGTGCTGGAAGCGGCGCCCTCGCGCCGGGTGCTGGATCTGGGCTGCGGCACCGGCGAGCACGCCCGCTTCCTGGCTTCCCTCGGGTTCGAGCCCACGGGCGTGGACGCCTCCCCCTCCCAGGTGGAGGCCGCGCGGCTGGCCGATCCCGGGGGACGCTATGTGCAGGGCAGCCTCACGGCCTTGCCTGGCCTGGTGGAACCCGGCTTCGGGGCGGCGCTCTGCGTGGGCAACACCCTGCCGCATCTCACGGAAGCGGACGATCTGCGGCGCTGCTTCACCGGCCTCGCCAGCCGGCTCCTCCCGGGCGGCCGCTTCCTGCTCCAGACCCTGAACTACGACCGCATCCTGGATCGGGGCGAACGGACCTTCCCCGTGATGGTGCGGCCCGGCGAGGAGGGCGCCGAGACGGTCTTCCTCCGCCTGATGACCCCCCAGCCCGACGGGCGGATCACCTTCACCCCCGCGACGCTGCGCTGGCGGCCGGGCACGGGGGCGCCCCTGGAGCTGGTGTCCGCCGAGGAAATCCAGCTGCGGGGCTGGCGTCGCGCCGAGGTGGAGGCCCTGCTGCAGGAGTCGGGATTCGAGGTGCGGGAAGTCCTGGGCACGATGACCGGAGAGTCCTGGAGCCCGGCCTCGCCGGACCTGGTGGTGCTGGCCCAGATCTGA
- the trhA gene encoding PAQR family membrane homeostasis protein TrhA encodes MSRMASIHGSTPQTPGEELANSLTHGLGAALSIAALVVMVVFAAIRGTARDVVGVSIFGSTLILLYLMSTLYHAFRGPKVKLVFKVFDHSAIFTLIAGTYTPFCLSVLPGAWGWTLFGLIWGLAVLGITFKSIFYRRLARVAFLPPPVDHLHALPGSPDLNSAFVKRMGWVSTVIYLLMGWLIVIAAAPLARALPTHGLYWLFAGGFFYSAGAAVYSMEKLPFHHALWHLFVMAGSACHVFGVMFHVIPKA; translated from the coding sequence ATGTCCCGCATGGCTTCCATCCACGGCTCCACCCCCCAGACGCCCGGAGAGGAGCTGGCCAACAGCCTCACGCACGGCCTGGGCGCGGCCTTGTCCATCGCGGCGCTGGTGGTGATGGTGGTCTTCGCCGCGATCCGGGGCACGGCCCGGGATGTGGTGGGCGTGTCGATCTTCGGATCCACGCTGATCCTGCTCTACCTCATGTCCACGCTGTACCACGCCTTCCGCGGCCCCAAGGTGAAGCTGGTCTTCAAGGTCTTCGACCACTCGGCCATCTTCACGCTCATCGCGGGGACCTACACGCCCTTCTGCCTCTCGGTGCTCCCTGGGGCCTGGGGCTGGACCCTGTTCGGCCTGATCTGGGGGCTGGCGGTCCTCGGCATCACCTTCAAGAGCATCTTCTACCGCCGGCTGGCCCGCGTGGCCTTCCTCCCTCCGCCGGTGGACCACCTGCATGCCCTGCCCGGGAGCCCGGACCTCAACTCCGCGTTCGTGAAACGCATGGGCTGGGTCTCCACGGTCATCTACCTGCTGATGGGCTGGCTCATCGTCATCGCCGCCGCGCCCCTGGCGCGGGCCCTGCCCACCCACGGCCTCTACTGGCTCTTCGCCGGGGGCTTCTTCTACAGCGCCGGCGCCGCCGTCTACAGCATGGAGAAGCTGCCCTTCCATCACGCCCTCTGGCACCTGTTCGTCATGGCCGGCAGCGCCTGCCATGTCTTCGGGGTGATGTTCCATGTGATCCCCAAGGCCTGA